Proteins found in one Thermopolyspora flexuosa genomic segment:
- a CDS encoding M24 family metallopeptidase, producing MAIATYGTNAVDWEQRIDLDRLRSERLARLTAQLERSELGAVLAFDFANIRYMTATHIGTWAIDKYIRFALLCRGAEPIVWDFGSAARHHQLYNPWLDGANRARAGISVLRGAFHPDAGIAEDLARTIAHELAERGLANEPIGVDIVEMPVLAALQNAGLRVVDGQQLFLEARRIKTRDEIALLTQACSMVDAAYEALYDFLRPGVRENECVGLVSKVLYDLGSEYVEGVNAISGERCSPHPHVYSDRLIRPGDPAYFDILHSHMGYRTCYYRCFAVGSASPAMRDAYIRCREYMDMAIAAVKPGATTADIVRLWPRAEEFGFPDERAAFALQYGHGVGLSIWEKPIFSRLVSLDHPEVLEEGMVFALETFWPAKDGWSAARIEEEVVVTADGCEVITKFPAEELLVAGRRYFTPTGPLPAVREAESHRNTKAGRGE from the coding sequence ATGGCGATCGCGACCTACGGCACGAACGCCGTCGACTGGGAGCAGCGCATCGACCTCGACCGTCTCCGCTCGGAGCGGCTGGCGCGGCTCACCGCGCAGCTGGAGCGCTCGGAGCTAGGCGCGGTCCTGGCCTTCGATTTCGCGAACATCCGGTACATGACGGCGACCCACATCGGCACCTGGGCGATCGACAAGTACATCCGGTTCGCCCTGCTGTGCCGAGGCGCCGAGCCGATCGTCTGGGACTTCGGTTCCGCGGCCCGGCACCACCAGCTCTACAACCCCTGGCTCGACGGCGCGAACCGGGCCCGGGCCGGCATCTCGGTGCTGCGCGGCGCGTTCCACCCGGACGCGGGCATCGCCGAGGACCTCGCCCGCACGATCGCGCACGAGCTCGCCGAGCGTGGCCTGGCGAACGAGCCGATCGGCGTCGACATCGTCGAGATGCCGGTGCTCGCCGCGCTGCAGAACGCGGGCCTGCGCGTGGTCGACGGCCAGCAGCTCTTCCTCGAGGCCCGCCGGATCAAGACCCGCGACGAGATCGCCCTGCTCACCCAGGCGTGCTCGATGGTGGACGCCGCCTACGAGGCGCTGTACGACTTCCTCCGCCCGGGCGTGCGCGAGAACGAGTGCGTCGGCCTGGTGAGCAAGGTGCTCTACGACCTCGGCAGCGAGTACGTCGAGGGCGTGAACGCGATCTCCGGCGAGCGCTGCTCCCCGCACCCGCACGTGTACAGCGACCGGCTCATCCGCCCCGGCGACCCGGCGTACTTCGACATCCTGCACAGCCACATGGGCTACCGCACCTGCTACTACCGCTGCTTCGCGGTGGGCAGCGCCTCCCCGGCGATGCGGGACGCCTACATCCGGTGCCGCGAGTACATGGACATGGCGATCGCCGCGGTGAAGCCCGGCGCCACCACCGCGGACATCGTCCGGCTGTGGCCGCGCGCCGAGGAGTTCGGCTTCCCCGATGAGCGGGCCGCGTTCGCCCTCCAGTACGGCCACGGCGTCGGCCTGTCCATCTGGGAGAAGCCGATCTTCAGCCGGCTGGTCTCGCTCGACCACCCCGAGGTGCTCGAGGAGGGCATGGTCTTCGCGCTCGAGACGTTCTGGCCCGCCAAGGACGGCTGGTCGGCCGCGCGCATCGAGGAGGAGGTCGTGGTCACCGCGGACGGCTGCGAGGTGATCACCAAGTTCCCGGCCGAGGAGCTGCTCGTCGCCGGCCGCCGCTACTTCACCCCGACCGGGCCGCTGCCCGCCGTACGGGAGGCGGAGTCGCACCGCAACACCAAGGCGGGCCGTGGGGAGTGA
- a CDS encoding helix-turn-helix domain-containing protein — MSASAVAAIGERLRAARLRKGMSVRGLARAVDVSASLISQIETGKSSPSVSTLYAITTALGISIEDVFGEPETPRAGEGAGAAAEAAPPEGGKAPADPRIGPGAEVAAVLAGIATGLAAAPAAGATGERGEEAAGEGGPAVPGTESATARGLRMLSRKRHVGPVVRADEREELRLDSGVTWELLGQLPDTHVDFLRITYAPGGRSSSDGLLMRHSGTEFGHVLSGRLTLTLGFETYELGPGDSVCFDSSTPHAYANHGTEPAVGVWFVLERFR; from the coding sequence ATGAGCGCGTCGGCGGTGGCCGCGATCGGGGAGCGGCTTCGTGCGGCCCGGTTGCGCAAGGGCATGAGCGTGCGGGGGCTCGCCCGCGCCGTCGACGTGTCGGCGAGCCTGATCTCGCAGATCGAGACCGGGAAGAGCAGCCCGTCGGTGAGCACGCTGTACGCGATCACCACCGCGCTCGGCATCTCCATCGAGGACGTGTTCGGCGAGCCCGAGACCCCGCGGGCCGGGGAGGGCGCGGGTGCCGCCGCGGAAGCGGCGCCGCCGGAGGGCGGGAAGGCGCCCGCCGACCCGCGGATCGGCCCCGGCGCGGAGGTGGCGGCGGTGCTCGCCGGGATCGCCACGGGCCTCGCCGCGGCTCCGGCCGCCGGCGCCACCGGCGAGCGGGGCGAGGAGGCTGCGGGCGAGGGCGGCCCCGCCGTACCCGGCACGGAGTCGGCCACCGCGCGGGGCCTGCGCATGCTGTCCCGCAAGCGCCATGTCGGCCCGGTGGTGCGCGCGGACGAGCGCGAGGAGCTGCGCCTCGACTCGGGCGTGACCTGGGAGCTGCTCGGCCAGCTGCCCGACACCCACGTGGACTTCCTGCGCATCACCTACGCCCCGGGCGGCCGCTCGTCCTCGGACGGCCTGCTCATGCGGCACTCCGGCACCGAGTTCGGCCACGTGCTCAGCGGCCGGCTCACCCTCACCCTCGGCTTCGAGACCTACGAGCTCGGCCCCGGCGACTCGGTGTGCTTCGACAGCTCGACCCCGCACGCCTACGCCAACCACGGCACCGAGCCCGCGGTCGGCGTCTGGTTCGTGCTCGAGCGCTTCCGCTGA
- a CDS encoding response regulator, producing the protein MSEANVTRILLADDHALVRRGVRLILDGEPDLTVVAEAGDGAEAIEQARAHRPDLAILDIAMPRMTGLQAARELSRIMPELRILMLTMYDNEQFFFEALSAGASGYVLKSVADRDLVEACRAAMRGEPFLYPGAIKALIRSHLERARQGGAVPAKAITEREEEILKLVAEGHTSQEIADMLVISVKTVERHRANLLQKLGLKDRLELTRYAIRVGLIEP; encoded by the coding sequence ATGTCCGAGGCGAATGTCACCCGTATCCTGCTTGCCGACGACCACGCGCTGGTCCGGCGAGGGGTACGGCTCATCCTCGACGGCGAACCCGACCTCACCGTGGTCGCCGAGGCCGGGGACGGGGCCGAGGCCATCGAACAGGCCCGTGCGCACCGGCCCGACCTGGCCATCCTCGACATCGCCATGCCCCGCATGACCGGGCTCCAGGCCGCGCGCGAGCTGTCGCGCATCATGCCGGAGCTGCGGATCCTCATGCTCACCATGTACGACAACGAGCAGTTCTTCTTCGAGGCGCTGAGCGCCGGGGCCTCGGGCTACGTGCTCAAGTCCGTCGCCGACCGCGACCTCGTGGAGGCCTGCCGGGCCGCGATGCGCGGCGAGCCCTTCCTCTACCCCGGCGCGATCAAGGCCCTCATCCGCAGCCACCTCGAGCGCGCCCGGCAGGGCGGCGCCGTACCGGCGAAGGCGATCACCGAACGGGAGGAGGAGATCCTCAAGCTCGTCGCCGAGGGCCACACCTCGCAGGAGATCGCCGACATGCTCGTCATCAGCGTGAAGACGGTCGAGCGGCACCGCGCCAACCTGCTGCAGAAGCTCGGCCTCAAGGACCGCCTCGAGCTCACCCGGTACGCGATCCGGGTGGGCCTCATCGAGCCCTGA
- a CDS encoding HAMP domain-containing sensor histidine kinase translates to MSLFWRIFLLNAIVLIGATALLLGPVTVSTPVLLTEAAILAVGLAAMLVLNALLLRIGLRPLQRLTRAMTTADLLRPGERPGVTGGREIAELISAFNAMLDRLEAERAASAANALSAQEAERARIARELHDEIGQTLTAVLLELKSVADHAPPEIREELLHVVETTRSSLDEIRRVARRLRPGVLEEFGLVAALKALTNEFATPVLSVQHRIDSDLPPLGPDVELVLYRVAQEGLTNVVRHAQAKTAHLILRRVPGGVRLRIVDDGRGIRGAAEGTGISGMRERALLVGAKLHIGPAGRCHPDSDADLELGITPGGGTEVCLTVPVRQGSH, encoded by the coding sequence GTGTCCCTTTTCTGGCGGATTTTCCTGCTGAATGCGATCGTTCTCATCGGGGCGACCGCGTTGCTGCTGGGACCGGTGACCGTCTCCACCCCCGTGCTCCTCACCGAGGCGGCGATCCTCGCCGTGGGCCTCGCCGCCATGCTCGTGCTCAACGCGCTGCTGCTGCGCATCGGCCTCCGCCCGCTGCAGCGGCTCACCAGGGCGATGACCACCGCGGACCTGCTCCGCCCGGGCGAACGGCCCGGCGTCACCGGCGGCCGCGAGATCGCCGAGCTGATCAGCGCGTTCAACGCGATGCTCGACCGGCTGGAGGCCGAGCGGGCGGCGAGCGCGGCGAACGCCCTCTCCGCGCAGGAGGCCGAGCGGGCCCGCATCGCCCGTGAACTGCACGACGAGATCGGGCAGACCCTCACCGCCGTGCTGCTCGAGCTCAAGTCGGTCGCCGACCACGCACCGCCCGAGATCCGCGAGGAGCTGCTCCACGTCGTGGAGACCACCCGCTCCAGCCTCGACGAGATCCGCCGGGTGGCCCGGCGGCTGCGCCCCGGCGTGCTCGAGGAGTTCGGGCTGGTGGCGGCGCTGAAGGCGCTCACCAACGAGTTCGCCACGCCCGTGCTGTCGGTGCAGCACCGCATCGACAGCGACCTGCCGCCGCTCGGCCCCGACGTGGAGCTCGTGCTCTACCGCGTCGCTCAGGAAGGGCTGACCAACGTCGTCCGCCACGCGCAGGCCAAGACCGCGCACCTCATCCTCAGGCGCGTGCCCGGCGGCGTGCGCCTGCGCATCGTCGATGACGGCCGGGGCATCCGCGGGGCCGCCGAGGGGACCGGGATCAGCGGGATGCGCGAACGCGCCCTCCTGGTCGGGGCCAAGCTCCACATCGGCCCCGCCGGCCGCTGCCACCCCGACTCCGATGCCGACCTCGAGCTCGGCATCACCCCCGGCGGCGGCACCGAGGTGTGCCTGACCGTTCCCGTCCGACAGGGGAGCCATTGA
- the gdhA gene encoding NADP-specific glutamate dehydrogenase: MLHEKLSSIYENVLRRNPGETEFHQAVREVLESIGPVLGKHPEYAESKVIERICEPERQIIFRVPWEDDNGEVHINRGFRVEFNSALGPYKGGLRFHPSVYLGIVKFLGFEQIFKNSLTGLPIGGAKGGADFDPKGKSEREIMRFCQSFMTELYRHLGEHTDVPAGDTGVGQREIGFLFGQYKRITNRYESGVITGKGLVYGGAQVRTEATGYGCAFFVEEMLRARGTSFDGKRVVVSGAGNVAIYTIEKVQQLGGRVVACSDSSGYVVDEKGIDLDLLKQVKEVERARIEVYAKRRGGDAIFIPGRSVWEVPCEVAMPSATQNEITGRDAERLVRNGCIAVGEGANMPTTPEGIRIFQEAGVAFGPGKAANAGGVATSALEMQQNASRDSWSFEFSEQRLRDIMRDIHSRCLATAEEYGMPGNYVAGANIDGFKRVADAMLALGLI, from the coding sequence ATGTTGCACGAGAAGCTGTCGTCAATCTACGAGAACGTCCTGCGGCGCAATCCCGGCGAGACCGAGTTCCACCAGGCCGTACGCGAGGTCCTGGAGAGCATCGGCCCGGTGCTCGGCAAGCACCCCGAGTACGCCGAGTCCAAGGTCATCGAGCGGATCTGCGAGCCGGAGCGGCAGATCATCTTCCGGGTGCCGTGGGAGGACGACAACGGCGAGGTCCACATCAACCGCGGCTTCCGTGTCGAGTTCAACAGCGCGCTCGGCCCGTACAAGGGTGGTCTGCGTTTCCACCCGTCGGTGTACCTCGGCATCGTCAAGTTCCTGGGATTCGAGCAGATCTTCAAGAACAGCCTCACCGGCCTGCCCATCGGCGGCGCCAAGGGCGGCGCGGACTTCGACCCCAAGGGCAAGTCCGAGCGCGAGATCATGCGCTTCTGCCAGAGCTTCATGACGGAGCTCTACCGCCACCTCGGCGAGCACACCGACGTGCCCGCGGGTGACACCGGCGTCGGCCAGCGCGAGATCGGCTTCCTGTTCGGCCAGTACAAGCGCATCACCAACCGGTACGAGTCCGGCGTGATCACCGGCAAGGGCCTGGTGTACGGCGGTGCGCAGGTGCGGACCGAGGCGACCGGGTACGGCTGCGCGTTCTTCGTCGAGGAGATGCTGCGCGCCCGCGGCACGTCGTTCGACGGCAAGCGGGTCGTGGTGTCCGGCGCCGGCAACGTCGCCATCTACACCATCGAGAAGGTGCAGCAGCTCGGCGGCCGTGTGGTGGCCTGCTCCGACTCCTCCGGCTACGTGGTCGACGAGAAGGGCATCGACCTCGACCTGCTCAAGCAGGTGAAGGAGGTCGAGCGCGCCCGCATCGAGGTCTACGCCAAGCGCCGCGGCGGCGACGCGATCTTCATCCCGGGCCGCAGCGTCTGGGAGGTGCCCTGCGAGGTCGCCATGCCCTCCGCCACCCAGAACGAGATCACCGGCCGCGACGCCGAGCGGCTCGTCCGCAACGGCTGCATCGCGGTGGGCGAGGGCGCGAACATGCCGACCACCCCCGAGGGCATCCGCATCTTCCAGGAGGCGGGCGTCGCCTTCGGCCCGGGCAAGGCCGCCAACGCCGGCGGTGTCGCCACCAGCGCGCTGGAGATGCAGCAGAACGCGAGCCGCGACTCGTGGTCCTTCGAGTTCTCCGAGCAGCGTCTCCGCGACATCATGCGCGACATCCACAGCCGCTGCCTCGCCACCGCCGAGGAGTACGGCATGCCGGGCAACTACGTCGCCGGCGCCAACATCGACGGCTTCAAGCGGGTGGCGGACGCCATGCTCGCCCTCGGCCTCATCTGA
- a CDS encoding serine/threonine-protein kinase: MPTGVPTAVALDPGDPTELGPYRIASRLGRGGMGTVYLAEGPSGPVAIKVINPHFANDPEFRRRFRREVEAARRVRRFCTAPVLDARLDGEPLWIVTEYVAGPDLGRVLRENGPLTGSNIEALAVGVATALTAIHDAGVVHRDLKPGNVLLSPLGPRVIDFGIARALDSEDGQTSTGRILGTPDYIAPEVFTGRQAGPEADIFAWGCVMVAAMTGASPFASKTIEQAFYRVVNETPDLSGVDPSLRPIIAAALEKDPAKRPTAQQLLDALVRRPHADRAEVAGTVRLDLAAITGPTLPGTRIAPRQPEKAPWRRRLMDAAMGAGAALLAVGLVATAVSVGRALASSAPPEGEVLYQENFAQEKTGWPEDGFAGVEAGRNYTGDGRYTMRVDTFEDTKWAKAPVNAVLPDDVLVSVKLDMSKAASWSGVYCNYSKSDQDRDRLFYVLAVNDTGHAKIVRVDADGWRDLTPDVEVPEFQRSNVQLRARCARSGGEMHLQLWAGDELVAEYVDTEAEKAVGKPSLGLYLEAVRGSETRAYYDDFSITRLA, from the coding sequence ATGCCCACCGGAGTGCCGACCGCCGTTGCCCTCGACCCGGGCGATCCCACCGAGCTCGGCCCCTACCGGATCGCGAGCCGGCTGGGCAGGGGCGGCATGGGAACGGTCTACCTCGCCGAGGGGCCGTCGGGTCCGGTCGCGATCAAGGTGATCAACCCGCACTTCGCGAACGACCCGGAGTTCCGCAGGCGGTTCCGCCGTGAGGTGGAGGCGGCCCGCCGGGTGCGCCGGTTCTGCACCGCCCCGGTGCTCGACGCGCGCCTCGACGGCGAGCCGCTGTGGATCGTCACCGAGTACGTGGCGGGCCCCGACCTCGGCCGGGTGCTGCGCGAGAACGGGCCGCTCACCGGGTCGAACATCGAGGCGCTCGCCGTGGGCGTGGCGACCGCGCTCACCGCGATCCACGACGCGGGTGTGGTGCACCGCGACCTCAAGCCGGGGAACGTGCTGCTCTCCCCGCTCGGCCCGCGCGTGATCGACTTCGGCATCGCCCGCGCGCTCGACTCCGAGGACGGGCAGACCTCCACCGGCCGCATCCTCGGCACCCCGGACTACATCGCCCCCGAGGTGTTCACCGGCCGCCAGGCGGGGCCCGAGGCCGACATCTTCGCCTGGGGCTGCGTGATGGTCGCCGCGATGACCGGCGCCTCGCCGTTCGCGTCGAAGACGATCGAGCAGGCGTTCTACCGGGTGGTCAACGAGACCCCGGACCTGAGCGGGGTCGACCCGAGCCTCCGCCCGATCATCGCCGCCGCGCTGGAGAAGGATCCGGCGAAGCGGCCCACCGCCCAGCAGCTCCTCGACGCGCTCGTGCGGCGCCCGCACGCCGACCGCGCCGAGGTGGCCGGCACGGTACGGCTCGACCTGGCGGCGATCACCGGACCCACCCTGCCCGGCACCCGGATCGCGCCCCGGCAGCCCGAGAAGGCCCCGTGGCGGAGGCGGCTGATGGACGCGGCGATGGGCGCGGGCGCGGCGCTGCTCGCGGTCGGGCTCGTCGCCACGGCGGTGTCCGTGGGCCGGGCGCTGGCGTCGTCCGCGCCGCCCGAGGGCGAGGTGCTGTACCAGGAGAACTTCGCCCAGGAGAAGACCGGCTGGCCGGAGGACGGCTTCGCCGGGGTGGAGGCCGGGCGGAACTACACCGGCGACGGCCGGTACACCATGCGCGTGGACACCTTCGAGGACACCAAGTGGGCGAAGGCGCCGGTGAACGCGGTCCTGCCCGACGACGTCCTGGTGTCGGTCAAGCTCGACATGTCCAAGGCCGCCTCCTGGTCGGGCGTCTACTGCAACTACTCCAAGAGCGACCAGGACCGGGACCGCCTCTTCTACGTGCTCGCGGTGAACGACACGGGCCACGCGAAGATCGTCCGGGTGGACGCCGACGGGTGGCGGGACCTGACCCCGGACGTCGAGGTGCCGGAGTTCCAGAGGTCGAACGTGCAGCTGCGGGCCCGGTGCGCGCGCTCCGGCGGGGAGATGCACCTGCAGCTGTGGGCCGGTGACGAGCTCGTCGCCGAGTACGTGGACACCGAGGCGGAGAAGGCGGTCGGCAAGCCCTCGCTCGGGCTCTACCTGGAGGCCGTGCGGGGCAGCGAGACCCGGGCCTACTACGACGACTTCAGCATCACCCGGCTCGCCTGA
- a CDS encoding GlsB/YeaQ/YmgE family stress response membrane protein: MEITGIISALIIGIIIGALGRLVVPGRQRIPLWLTMVIGIVAALIGTAIATVLGVADTRGIDWIELAIQVALAAVGVSLAAGSYGRRGGR, translated from the coding sequence ATGGAAATCACCGGCATCATCTCCGCCCTCATCATCGGCATCATCATCGGAGCGCTCGGCAGGCTGGTGGTCCCGGGCCGCCAGCGCATTCCGCTCTGGCTGACCATGGTGATCGGGATCGTCGCGGCGCTGATCGGCACCGCCATCGCGACCGTGCTCGGCGTGGCGGACACGCGCGGGATCGACTGGATCGAGCTCGCCATCCAGGTGGCGCTCGCCGCCGTGGGCGTGTCGCTCGCGGCGGGCTCGTACGGCAGACGCGGCGGCCGCTGA
- a CDS encoding sporulation protein: MVFKRLLGTFGVGAPSVDTVLAQSRVQPGEMLRGEVRLQGGDFDADIESIVLALVTRAEAEHGEGEQTGLIEFARTQVSGPFKLRTGEQRTLPFEFPVPWEAPITEVWGQPLYGMAMGVRTELAIARAVDKGDLDPVQIVPLPSQDAVLQAFSRLGFQPKSADVEVGTLYGIAHHLPCYQEIEFFPPPQHAHAVSEVELTFVANPGGLHIVLEASGRGPADDSFGRWYVSHEEALERDWGAEITGWLNAVASYGHHGGYGHDPYGHGGYGHDPYAPHGGHHGGHHSGPGMGAVVAAGAVGAVGGFLAAEAIDEIGDMLEGEEED, translated from the coding sequence GTGGTCTTCAAACGGCTGCTGGGAACCTTCGGGGTCGGCGCCCCGTCGGTGGACACCGTGCTGGCGCAGTCCCGGGTGCAGCCCGGCGAGATGCTGCGCGGCGAGGTCCGGCTGCAGGGCGGCGACTTCGACGCCGACATCGAGTCGATCGTCCTCGCGCTGGTGACGAGGGCCGAGGCTGAACACGGCGAGGGTGAGCAGACCGGTCTGATCGAGTTCGCCCGGACCCAGGTGTCCGGCCCGTTCAAGCTCCGCACCGGCGAGCAGCGCACGCTGCCGTTCGAGTTCCCGGTGCCGTGGGAGGCGCCCATCACCGAGGTGTGGGGGCAGCCGCTGTACGGCATGGCGATGGGGGTGCGCACCGAGCTCGCGATCGCCCGGGCGGTCGACAAGGGCGACCTCGACCCGGTGCAGATCGTGCCGCTGCCCTCCCAGGACGCGGTGCTCCAGGCGTTCAGCCGGCTCGGCTTCCAGCCGAAGAGCGCCGACGTCGAGGTGGGCACGCTGTACGGCATCGCCCACCACCTGCCGTGCTACCAGGAGATCGAGTTCTTCCCGCCGCCGCAGCACGCGCACGCGGTGAGCGAGGTCGAGCTCACCTTCGTGGCGAACCCGGGCGGGCTGCACATCGTGCTCGAGGCGAGCGGCCGCGGGCCCGCCGACGACTCCTTCGGCCGCTGGTACGTGAGCCACGAGGAGGCGCTGGAGCGCGACTGGGGGGCCGAGATCACCGGCTGGCTCAACGCGGTCGCCTCGTACGGCCACCACGGCGGCTACGGGCACGACCCGTACGGGCACGGCGGCTACGGGCATGACCCGTACGCCCCGCACGGCGGCCACCACGGTGGCCACCACAGCGGTCCGGGCATGGGTGCGGTCGTGGCCGCGGGCGCCGTGGGCGCGGTGGGCGGCTTCCTCGCCGCCGAGGCGATCGACGAGATCGGCGACATGCTGGAAGGCGAGGAGGAGGACTAG
- a CDS encoding SIS domain-containing protein: MKREREMTFVAEEIAAQPGCWRRAIALAETVAGLPAPGERVAVVGCGTSLFMAQAYAALRESSGRGETDAFPASEFPFRRRYDRVVAITRSGTTTEVVELLRALPCPTVALTGDTATPIAQVADTVIDLGFADERSVVQTRFATTALTLLRAHLARIPSASQVAEPGVAPDRPDLPGQAAAALEAPLPAGAAGRTRFTFLGAGWTVGIAHEAALKVREASASWAESYPAMEYRHGPISVTDERSLVWFFDPPPPGLAEQVERTGALVVLPELDPVAELIRVQRLAVELATAKGLDPDRPRNLSRSVILSRAFLRSGEAGDRLDPGEA, from the coding sequence GTGAAGCGGGAGCGTGAGATGACGTTCGTCGCCGAGGAGATCGCCGCTCAGCCCGGCTGCTGGCGGCGGGCGATCGCGCTCGCCGAGACCGTGGCCGGGTTGCCCGCGCCCGGCGAGCGCGTCGCCGTCGTCGGCTGCGGCACCTCGCTGTTCATGGCCCAGGCGTACGCGGCGCTCCGCGAGTCCTCCGGCCGAGGGGAGACCGACGCCTTCCCGGCCTCGGAGTTCCCGTTCCGGCGCCGGTACGACCGCGTCGTCGCGATCACCCGGTCGGGCACGACGACCGAGGTGGTGGAGCTGCTGCGCGCCCTGCCCTGCCCCACCGTGGCGCTCACCGGCGACACGGCCACGCCGATCGCACAGGTGGCCGACACGGTGATCGATCTCGGCTTCGCCGACGAGCGCTCGGTGGTGCAGACCCGGTTCGCCACCACCGCGCTCACCCTGCTGCGCGCACACCTGGCGCGCATCCCCTCGGCGTCCCAGGTGGCCGAGCCCGGAGTCGCGCCGGACCGTCCCGACCTCCCCGGGCAGGCCGCCGCGGCGCTCGAGGCACCGCTGCCCGCCGGGGCGGCGGGCCGTACCCGGTTCACCTTCCTCGGCGCGGGGTGGACGGTCGGCATCGCGCACGAGGCGGCGCTCAAGGTCCGCGAGGCCTCGGCCTCGTGGGCCGAGTCGTATCCGGCGATGGAGTACCGGCACGGCCCGATCAGCGTGACCGACGAGCGCAGCCTCGTCTGGTTCTTCGACCCGCCCCCGCCCGGGCTCGCCGAGCAGGTGGAGCGGACCGGCGCACTCGTCGTGCTCCCCGAGCTCGACCCGGTCGCCGAACTGATCCGGGTGCAGCGGCTCGCCGTCGAGCTCGCCACGGCGAAGGGCCTCGACCCCGACCGCCCACGTAACCTCTCCCGCTCCGTGATCCTGTCGCGGGCCTTCCTGCGGAGTGGGGAGGCGGGCGATCGCCTCGATCCGGGCGAAGCCTGA
- a CDS encoding cytochrome P450 translates to MTAGEGYVFRDQREHAHEGIHNEIITGPVTDWATDFSHLDPRWAADPYSIYDDLRKRCPIAHTERFGGAWLPVRYEDVAAIAYDTERFSSRSVVVSNIRPPRDLAPVGSTPPISSDPPFHREARRILLPAFTRSAVSRYEQTTRDYCHSLIDAFDGRDLVDAAKEYAEHIPVRVIAAMLGFPEEDGPLFREYIEDVFQGINKPPEERAVLLNDLFTYLYKQIEEHEKEPRDDLTSYLLNVKVNGSNLPAPHVAGTIALLLIAGIDTTWSAIGASLWHLAKTPADRERLVAEPELLPTAIEEFLRAYAPVTMARLVKEDMHWNGVDMKADDWILLSFPAANRDPAQFERADEVVIDREVNRHAAFGLGIHRCLGSHLARMELRVALEVWLQRIPVFTLADPDAVTWSSGQVRGPRTVPVRIG, encoded by the coding sequence GTGACGGCCGGCGAGGGCTACGTCTTCCGGGACCAGCGCGAGCACGCCCACGAGGGCATCCACAACGAGATCATCACCGGGCCGGTAACGGACTGGGCGACCGACTTCTCCCACCTGGACCCGCGGTGGGCCGCCGACCCCTACTCGATCTACGACGACCTGCGGAAACGCTGCCCGATCGCGCACACCGAGCGGTTCGGCGGCGCCTGGCTGCCGGTCCGGTACGAGGACGTCGCGGCGATCGCGTACGACACCGAGCGGTTCTCCTCCCGGTCGGTGGTGGTCAGCAACATCCGGCCGCCCCGCGACCTCGCCCCGGTGGGCAGCACCCCGCCGATCTCCTCGGATCCGCCGTTCCACCGCGAGGCCCGCAGGATCCTGCTCCCGGCGTTCACCAGGAGCGCGGTGAGCCGGTACGAGCAGACGACCCGGGACTACTGCCACAGCCTCATCGACGCCTTCGACGGCCGCGATCTCGTCGACGCGGCCAAGGAGTACGCCGAGCACATTCCGGTCCGCGTGATCGCCGCCATGCTCGGTTTCCCGGAGGAGGACGGGCCGCTTTTCCGCGAGTACATCGAGGACGTTTTCCAGGGCATCAACAAGCCGCCGGAGGAACGCGCGGTCCTGCTCAACGACCTGTTCACCTACCTCTACAAGCAGATCGAGGAACACGAGAAGGAGCCGCGCGACGACCTCACCTCGTATCTGCTCAACGTCAAGGTGAACGGCAGCAACCTCCCGGCGCCCCATGTGGCGGGCACGATCGCCCTGCTGCTCATCGCGGGCATCGACACCACGTGGAGCGCGATCGGCGCCTCGCTGTGGCACCTGGCGAAGACCCCGGCCGACCGCGAGCGCCTCGTCGCCGAGCCGGAGCTGCTCCCCACCGCGATCGAGGAGTTCCTGCGCGCGTACGCCCCCGTCACCATGGCCCGCCTGGTGAAGGAGGACATGCACTGGAACGGCGTCGACATGAAGGCCGACGACTGGATCCTGCTGTCGTTCCCGGCCGCCAACCGCGACCCGGCCCAGTTCGAGCGCGCCGACGAGGTGGTCATCGACCGCGAGGTGAACCGCCACGCCGCCTTCGGCCTCGGCATCCACCGCTGCCTCGGCTCGCACCTCGCCCGCATGGAGCTCCGGGTCGCCCTCGAGGTGTGGCTGCAGCGCATCCCGGTCTTCACCCTCGCCGACCCCGACGCCGTCACCTGGTCCTCCGGCCAGGTCCGCGGGCCGCGCACCGTCCCGGTCCGCATCGGCTAG
- a CDS encoding ferredoxin — MKVQINVDRCQGHGRCYDIAPQLFGENEEGYSTVLGDGLVPPDLEAVARRAAANCPERAVELVEEA; from the coding sequence GTGAAGGTACAGATCAACGTCGATCGGTGTCAGGGACACGGCCGCTGCTACGACATAGCCCCGCAGCTGTTCGGCGAGAACGAGGAAGGCTACAGCACCGTGCTCGGCGACGGCCTGGTGCCGCCGGACCTGGAGGCCGTGGCGCGGCGCGCGGCGGCCAACTGCCCGGAGCGGGCCGTCGAGCTGGTCGAGGAGGCCTGA